Within the Pseudomonas mendocina genome, the region GCGTGCGGCAGAGTCGCTGCCGCCACCGGCGGCCCACGGCACGATCAGCTGGATGGGTTTGTTCGGGTATTCGGCCATGGCTGCCACTGGGGCGCCCAGAAGGGAAAAGCCGAGGGCGAGGCTGAGCGGGCGAAGCAGAGTGCTTAGCTTGATCATGAAAGGTCACCTATTGAAGTTATTTTGAGTGAGGTGCAGCTAGGTTCCGCTTGAACGAGTCGGCCAGGCAGATGGCACGGCGTGGAATCAAAGCCAGGCCGAAACTAGGCAACTCTGGTGGAGGTGTCTAATGAGGCTTTCTCATCGAGTCATAACTAGGGGTTATTCGCTGATGATTCGTCGCGAATGGCTGCCCGCAATGCCTCTATGAAGTCGCGGACTGCGGAGGATATGGGCTCGTCCTTGCGCAGCAGCACACCGTAGGCCAGTGGCGGCGGCGCCAGGTTTGTCTGTACCTGTTTCAGGCTGCCGTCGAGCAGGTTCTGTCGCACCACGGCTTCCGGCAGCAGGGCCAGGGTGTCGCTGTTGCACAGCAGTTTCAGCGTGGTTTGCACGGAGGTGGTTTCGATGCTGTTCGCTGGCGGGTTGACCCCGGCGTCGCTGAACGACTGCTCCAGCGATTGACGCAGCGGGGTGTTGAGCGGGTAGAGCACCCAGGGCCATTCGGTCAGTTGCGCCGGGCTGACGCGTTGCCGCGCGCAGAGCGGGTGTTCGGGGCGGGCGATGAGCAGGAAGGGTTCTTCGGCCAGCGCGGTGAAATCGAAGCGCTGGCGCTGCGGATGATCGGTGAAGCGCCCGACCACCAGGTCCAGCTGCTTGTGCTCCAGCAACTTGAGCAGATGGTCACTGGTGTCCTCCAGCAGTTCGATGGTCAGCAGCGGGCGCCTGCCTTTCAGGCGCAACAGGGTTTCAGGCAGGGCGTGGGCAGTGGCGGCGAAGATGGCGCCCACCTTGAGGTAGCCATGGCCGCCCTGGCGCAGGCTTTCCAGGCGATAGCTGAAGGTCTGGCAATCATTCAGGGCGCGCTGTGCATAGGCGATCACTTCCGCGCCCAGCTCGGTTGCCGGCAGTTCGCGGTTGAGGCGTTCGAACAGGGTGAAGCCGAACTGGTTCTCGATGTCGCGCAGCATCTTGCTCACCGCAGGCTGGCTCAGCCCCAGCTGCTGGGCGCTGCTGTGCATGTTGCCGGTGCGGGCCAGGCTGTCGATCAAGGCCAGGTGGCGATAGCGCAGCCAGTTGTGAAGCGTCGGGAGATTGCCGGTTTGGCTCATGACGGATGTGCTCAGGAAGACTCGATAACCGGATCATATCGCGTACTGACTAATAGTCATTGGTGGTTATCGCGATTGGGGAGATAAGGTCGGCCGGCCTGACTGCACCACTGGGTGCCCCTGCAGGCATCCCCTTCGCATAACAAGACGGACACTGCCATGTCACATGCTCTCAGCCTTTCGCCCAGCAACACCTTGCCATCCGACGGCCTGCGCGGAACCCTCGTCGGCCGGGCCTGGCTGCCCGGAGAGCACGCGGGGCCTGCGCCTATCCTGCTGCGTGAAGATGGCGTCTACGATCTTTCCACTCTCGCGCCGACCCTAAGCGGGTTGTTCGAGCGCGAGCAGTTGTTGGCCAGCCTGGCGAGCGTTGGCGGCAGCCCGCTATGCAGCGTCGAGGCATTGCTGTGCAACAGCGGTGCTGATTTCAATCCACAGCTGCCCAGCCTGCTGGCGCCGGCCGATCTGCAAGTGCTCAAGGCTGCCGGCGTCACCTTCGCGTCCAGCATGGTCGAGCGTGTGATCGAGGAGCGCGCCGGTGGCGACGCCAGCCTGGCCGAAGGTGTGCGAGCCAAGGTCAGGCAGGTACTGGGCGACGATTTCGCCAGCATCAAGCCGGGCTCCGAGAAGGCCCAGCAGGTCAAGGCGCTATTGCAGGAGCAGGGCCTGTGGTCGCAGTACCTGGAAGTCGGCATCGGCCCGGATGCCGAGATTTTCACCAAGGCACCGGTACTGGCTGCCGTTGGCAGCGGGGCGGAGATCGGCATTCATCCCGGCTCGGTGTGGAACAATCCGGAGCCGGAGGTCGTGCTGGCCGTCAACAGCCGGGGCGAGGTGCTGGGTGCAACCCTGGGCAACGACGTCAACCTGCGGGATTTCGAAGGCCGCAGTGCCCTGTTGCTGAGCAAGGCCAAGGACAACAATGCCTCATGCGCCATCGGCCCCTTCATCCGCCTGTTCGACGATACCTTCAGCCTCGATGATGTGCGCAACACGGTAGTTCGCCTGCGCGTCGAGGGCGCTGACGGCTATGTGCTAGAAGGCACCAGCTCCATGGACAAGATCAGCCGCGATCCGCTGGATCTGGTCGGCCAGGCGCTCAACCGCAATCACCAGTATCCGGATGGCTTCCTGCTGTTTCTCGGCACCCTGTTCGCGCCGACCGAGGATCGTGATGCACCGGGTGGCGGCTTCACCCACAAGCTCGCCGATCGGGTGATCATCAGCAGTGAGCAGCTGGGCGCCCTGCACAACAGCGTCAACCACAGCGACAAGGCGCCGGTCTGGCAATTCGGTCTCAACGCGCTGATCAACAACCTGGCGGCACGCGGCCTGGTCTGATGCTCAGGCGTTGCCCAGCGCCGGTGTGAGCTGCTCGATGAACAGGCGGCTGATCGAAGACAGGCTGACACCGCGCCGGGTGATCAACTGATACGGCTCGCTGCGGCTCTTCAGTTGCAGCGGCAGGATGCAGGTCATGCCGAAACCGGTGCAGAAGCGCGCCACGTCTGTCGACAGCAGGGCGACCAGTTCCGGGTTCTTCTGCAGCAGCGACAGGGTGGTGAAGGCCGAGGTGGTTTCCAGCAGGTGCAACGGGAAGCGTAGCCCCGCCTGCTGGAATTCCCGCTCCAGTGAGAGGCGCATCGGCATGTTGGCCGAGTAGACCACCCAGCGGCTGTCAGCCAGGTCGGCCAGTTCCAGTTGCGCTCGGCCGGCCAGCGGATGATCACGGTTGGCGACCACGGCCAGGGTTTCGTCACGCACGTCGATGCAGTCGTATTGCTCCGGCTGGCGGCTGATGCTGGTGCGACAGATCGCCAAATCCAGACGGCCCTGGTCGAGCAGGCTGAGCAGTCGCGCACTGGTGTCTTCGACGATTTCCACTGAAAGATCCGGGTGCTCTTCCAGCAGCCGGGTCAGCGCATCCGTCATGAATGGCACCGCGCCCATGATCACGCCGACTGACAGCCGTCCGCCGTGGCCCTGGAGAATACCCAGCATTTCCTCGCGCAGATGGGTCAGGTCGGTCTGGATCAGCTTGGCATAGCGAATTGCGCAATGCCCCAGCTCGTTGGCTTCCAGGCCTCGGTTGGTGCGTACGAAAAGCGGCGCGCCCAGCGTGGTCTCTATTTCCTGCAGCGCCTTGGTGGCCCCGGGTTGGCTGATCGAGACCAGTTCTGCGGCCTTGATCAACGAGCCCTGCTCGCCAAGGGCGATCAGCAGACGCAGTTGGCGGAAGCGCAGGCGGGAAAAAATGGAGGACACCGATGGCAGCATATATAGCTTTCCCTTATAGCAGTATCAGCGCCTCTCATTAGTCAGGAGCGCCTCTATCTCATAGTTTGCCTGGGCGGCAAGGCTATCCGTGAGAATGTCCGAGTGATCTTACTCGACGTTTTCCGCTGCCTGCTATTACAAAAACAAAGCAGAGGCTTCCCATGGCACTTATCAACTACCTCACGCAAGTCCAGTTCGGCTATGACGCCCTCGGCCAGTTGGCTGCCGAGTGTCAGCGCATTGGTATCACTCGGCCCTTTATCGTCACCGATACCGGGGTGCGTGCTGCAGGTATCGTCGACAAGGTGCTGGCGCAACTGGCCGAGCCCGCCGTTGCCGAGGTATTCGACCAGACGCCGCCGAATCCGAATGAAGGTGTGGTGCGTGCTGCGGCTGCGCGTTATCGCGATGGCGGCTTCGACGGCATCATCGCGGTAGGTGGCGGTTCTTCCATCGACCTGGCCAAGGGTGTTGCCGTATGCGGCACCCATGAAGGCCCGCTGAAGCAGTTTGCCGTCATCGAAGGTGGGCTGACCCGCATCACCGCCGCCACCGCGCCGGTGATCGCCATCCCCACCACCGCCGGCACCGGCAGCGAAGTCGGTCGTGGCGCCATCCTGATTCTCGATGATGGGCGCAAGGTCGGCGTCATCTCGCCCTACCTGATCCCGCGTTCGGCGATCTGCGACCCCGAACTGACCCTCGGCTTGCCGGCGCAACTGACCGCTGCCACGGGCATGGATGCCATCGCCCACTGCCTGGAAACCTTCATGGCGCCGGCGTTCAACCCACCCGCCGACGGCATCGCCCTGGATGGCCTGTGGCGCGCCTGGCGGCACATCGAGCGTGCAACCCGTACCCCCGGAGATCGCGAGGCGCGGCTGAACATGATGAGCGCCTCGATGCAGGGCGCCCTGGCGTTCCAGAAGGGCCTGGGTTGCGTGCACAGCCTCAGTCACGCGCTTGGCGGCATCAACCCAAGGTTGCATCACGGCACCCTCAACGCGGTATTCCTGCCAGCAGTCATCGCCTTCAACGCGCAGTCCGATTCGGTGCGCGACGAGCAGAAACTGCAACGCATCGCTCAGGCCATGGGGTTGGGTAGTGCGGAGGAAATCATCCCGGCGATCCGTGAGATGAACCGTCGTCTCGGCATGCCTTCGGGCCTGGCGGAAATGGGCGTGGACGAGTCGCTGTTCCCGGCGATCATCGAAGGTGCGCTGGCCGACCATAGCCACAAGACCAACCCGCGGGTGGCGAGTGCCGAGGACTACGCCGAGTTGCTGCGTCAGTCGTTGTAAGGGTACCGCTCAATCATCCTCCAGCAAGGCGTCCTGCTCGCTGCGCAGGTGTTCGAGCAACTGCGTAGCGAGCGGCGGCAGGCTAGTGCCGCTGCGATGGATGATCGAGCACGGTTCGTTACGCGACTGCAGCGATAGTGGCAAGCGGCGCAGCAGGCCGAAGCCTTCGCTGGAGCAGGCGATGGAGTGGGGCATCACCGCCACCAGCTGCGGGTCTTCCTGCAGCAGGCTGAGCATGGTGAAGGTCGAGGAAGTTTCCAGCGGGTTGCGTGGAAACTCCAGGCCGGCTTCGCCGAATTCACGCTCCAGCACCGTGCGCATCGGTGTGCCGGTCGGGTAGACCACCCAGCTGTAGGTGCTCAGGTCGGCCAGCTGCAGTGCCGGGTTGTTCTGCTGCGGATGCTGCGGGGCTGCGACCAGCGCCAGGCGTTCGGCATGCAGGCTCAGACACTCGTAGGCGTCCGGATGCTGGCTGCCACTGGTGCGGGCGATGGCCAGATCCAGGCGGCCTTCATCGAGCAGCTTGAGCAGTCGCGGGCTGATGTCCTCGACGATCTGCACGGAAATATCCGGCTGCGCCTGGCGCAGCCGGGTGAGGGCGCGCAGGACCAGCGGCACCGAGCCGGCGATGGTGCCCACTGCCAGGTGACCACCATGGCCCTGGAGGATGCCCTGCATCTCGTCGTGTAGGTGTGCCAGGTCGTTGTGGATCAGGCGCGCGTAGCGGATCACGCAGCGTCCCATGTCATTGGCTTGCAGGCCCTGGGCCGTGCGTATGAACAGGGGCGTGCCGAAGGTGGTTTCGATCTCGTGCAGCGCCTTGGTCGCACCCGGCTGGCTGATGGCGATGCGCTCGGCTGCACGGTGCAGGGTGCCCAACTCGTCGAGGGCGATCAGCAGGCGCAACTGGCGAATACGCAGGCGCGAAACGATGTAGTTGAGTGGCTGCAACATAGGGGGATGACGAAAAGTTATCACCTAATCAGAAGCTTTCATTAGGCAGCACTGCGGGCAATTTTTAAAGTGCTGGCCAAGCAACGCCGCAGCGTCGGCGTAAGAACAACCGGACAAGAACAACAGGAGCACAGCGATGCGGTTGATTCAGTTTGAGAACGAACAGGGCCAGCGCCAGGTCGGCGTCGTCGGTGACGCACGCATCAGCGTGGTCAAGGGCGTCAGCAGCACCCGTGAGCTGGCGCTGCAGGCGATCCGTAACGGTCACGGCCTGATCGCCGAGATCGAGCGTCTGGGCGTCGAACAGGGCCCGGTCTACGCCGAGCTGATCGAGCAGAAGCGTCTGCTGGCTCCGCTGGATCACAGCGATCCGGCTCACTGCCTGATCTCCGGTACCGGTCTGACCCATCTGGGTAGCGCCTCCACGCGCGACAAGATGCACCAGCAGGTGGAAGCGCAGCAGGCCGAAGGCAAGCTCACCGACACCATGCAGATGTTCCAGTGGGGCATGGCCGGCGGTCGCCCGGCTGCAGGCCGCGAAGGCGCACAGCCGGAGTGGTTCTACAAGGGTGACGGCAGCATCGTGGTTCGCCCCGGTGAGGACTTCCCGGTACCCGACTTCGCCGAGGACTTCGGTGAAGAGCCGGAGCTGACCGGCCTCTACGTGATTGGCGACGATGGCCAGCCGTATCGCATCGGCTTCGCGCTGGGCAACGAGTTCTCCGACCACGTGGTCGAGCGCAAGAACTACCTGTACCTGGCCCACTCGAAGCTGCGTTTCTGCTCCTTCGGTCCGGAGATGCTGATCGGTGAGCTGCCGCGCCACCTGTCCGGCATCAGCCGTATCCGACGTGGCGACCAGGTGTTGTGGGAGAAGGAGTTCCTCTCCGGCGAGGACAACATGTGCCACAGCCTGGAGAACCTCGAGTACCACCACTTCAAGTATCGCCAGTTCCTGCGTCCGGGTGACGTGCACGTGCACTTCTTCGGCACCGCGACCCTGTCATTCGCCGACGGCATCAAGGCGCAACCTGGGGATACCTTCGAAGTCAGCCTGGATGCGCTGGGCGAGCCGCTGCGCAACGGGATCAGCGTGCATGCGCCAGCGGTTAAGGTCGGTGGTGTACGCCAGCTTTAAGCCGCTGTCAGGCCCGGCGGCGTTGCTGTCGGGTCGAAAATCCGCCTGGCGGATTTACGGATTGCGCCCTCACAAGGGGACGAATGCCGAAGTTATCACTTATCATATGTCTGACAACTGCAGTAGAGTTGTCACTCCTCGACTCAGAAGGTCGAGGCCTCATTCATTGTCCGGGGCGGTGTTGCCGTCCCTCCTGACAGGAGAACGCCATGCTGAGTCTGACTGGCCACAATTACATCGGCGGTGAGCGCCGCGCCGCCGGCACCGTCGAGCACAAGAGCCTCGACGCCAGCAGCGGTGAAGCGCTGCCGTACACCTTTATCCAGGCCACGCCGGAAGAAGTCGACGCTGCCGCCCAGGCTGCCGCTGCCGCTTATCCGACCTACCGCAACCTGTCGGCCGTGCGCCGTGCCGAGTTCCTCGAGGCCATCGCCGACGAAATCGATGCCCTCGGTGACGACTTCGTTACCCTGGTCACCCGTGAAACCGCACTGCCCGCTGCCCGCATTCAGGGCGAACGTGGTCGTACAAGTGGCCAGATGCGCCTGTTCGCCAAGGTGCTGCGTCGTGGTGACTTCTACGGTGCGCGCATCGACCGCGCCCTGCCGGATCGCCAGCCGCTGCCGCGTCCGGATCTGCGCCAGTACCAGATCGGCGTTGGTCCGGTTGCCGTATTCGGCGCCAGCAACTTCCCGCTGGCCTTCTCCACTGCGGGTGGCGATACCGCCTCGGCCCTGGCCGCCGGTTGTCCGGTGGTGTTCAAGGCGCACAGCGGCCACATGGCCACTGCCGAGTGCGTGGCCGATGCGATCATCCGCGCCGCCGAGAAAACCGGCATGCCCAAGGGCGTGTTCAACATGATCTTCGGTGGCGGCGTCGGCGAGATTCTGGTCAAGCACCCGGCCATCCAGGCCGTTGGCTTCACCGGTTCGCTGAAAGGCGGTCGCGCCCTGTGCGACATGGCTGCTGCCCGTCCGCAGCCGATCCCGGTGTTCGCCGAGATGTCCAGCGTCAACCCGGTGATCGTCCTGCCGGGCGCCCTGAAAGCGCGTGGCGCCACCGTGGCCAAGGAGCTGGCGGGTTCCGTGGTACTGGGCTGCGGTCAGTTCTGCACCAACCCAGGCCTGGTCATCGGCATTCGCAGCTCCGAGTTCAGCGACTTCGTTGCCGGCCTGGCCGACGCCATGGGCGCGCAGCCGGCGCAGACCATGCTCAACGCCGGCACCCTGCGCAGCTACGCCAGCGGCGTCGCGCAGCTCAAAGGCCACGCCAAGGTCACCCACCTGGCGGGCAACGAGCAGGCTGGTAACCAGGCGCATCCGCAACTGTTCAAGGCTGACGTGAGCATGCTGCTCGAAGGCGACCATCTGCTGCAGGAAGAAGTCTTCGGCCCGACCACCATCGTCGTCGAAGTCGCCGACAGCGCCGAGCTGACCCGTGCCCTGCAGAGCATGCACGGCCAGCTGACCGCGACCCTGATCGCCGAGCGTGAAGACCTGAGCGCCTTCCGCGATCTGCTGCCGCTGCTGGAAGTCAAAGCCGGCCGCGTGCTGCTCAATGGCTACCCGACTGGCGTGGAAGTCTGCGACTCCATGGTTCATGGCGGCCCGTACCCGGCGACTTCCGACGCTCGCGGTACTTCGGTCGGAACCCTGGCGATCCACCGTTTCCTGCGTCCGGTGTGCTACCAGAACTACCCGGACGAAGTACTGCCGGAGGCCCTGCAGAACGCCAACCCGCTGGGCATTCAGCGTCTGGTTGACGGCGTGCACACGCGTGATGCGCTGAGCTGATCCGAGCGCTGCAACGAAAAATGCCGCACCCGTGAGGGTGCGGCATTTTTCATTCTGAAGGCGGCGTCTTTATTTGGCAGCAGCCTGGGTTTTCTCCACCGCCTGAATGATCACCTTCGCTACATCGGCCGGACGCGACTGCTGCGGCACGTGGCTGGCGGCGACCTCGGTGGTCTGCGCACCGATCTTCTTGGCGAAGTCGCGCTGCATCTCCGGCACGATCATCCGGTCATCGCTGGCAACGAGGTACCAGGACGGCTTCTGCTTCCAAGCCGCGACGCTGGTGCGCTCATCGAACGCCGCTGCGCGGATCGGGCCTTGCGTGGCGGTCATCACAGCCGTCTGCGCGGCTGGCAGATCCTGGGCGAAGTCGGCGGCCATGCCCTGTGGCGTCAGGTAGAGGAAGCCATTCTTGTCCGCCGCGATCTGGCTCGAACCCGGCGCGGTGCGGTAGCCGCTGTAGAGCTCGCCGCTGGACTGGCCGGCGTTGGGGGCGAAAGCGGCGACATAGACCAGGCTGCGCACTTTTTCGTCGGCACCGGCCTGGCTGATCACCGTGCCACCCCAGGAGTGGCCGACCAGTACCACGTCGCCGTCCTGGTTGTTCAGCACACGCTGGGTGGCGGCCACGTCGTCGACCAGCGAGGTCAGCGGGTTCTGCACCACTGTGACCTTGATGCCTTTTTCCTGCAGCAGCGGCACGACCTTGGCCCAGTCGGAACCGTCGGCGAAGGCACCATGGACGATCACCACCGAGGGCTTGGCCTCGGCAGCCTGGGCATTGATGGCGAAGAAGGGGCTGGCGATGGCGAGTGCGAGGATCAGCGGCTTGGTATTGAACATGATGGAATCTCCTGTGCTTGGGGGAGTTCAGTGTCGATAATGCGCCGGTGTCCCGGTATCGGTCGTTTATCCGAGGCCGGCAAAAAACAGGAGAGCTGCCCATGCAGGTGAATGACGCCGTCGCGCTGGAAGACGCCATGCTGGCGCTGGCCATGGTCGGTGACCTGAGCATGGGCCAGCCCATCGACCAGTCGCGGCGTACCGCGCGCCTGGCGCAGTGGTTGGTGCAGGCTGCTGGTGGCGATCAGGCGCAGATCGATGCCGCCCGGCAGGTGGCGCTGCTGCGCTGGTCCGGCTGTACCGCCAACGCCGAAGGTTTCATGCGCCTGTTCGGTGATGATGTCGGCGGGCGCCGCGACATGCTCGCGCACACCCTGGATGCCGCCGGTCAGCGCGCCATGCTGCGCACCACTCCCTTGGCCGTGGTGCACTGCGAGGTGGCCGGTGAGGTGGCCCGCACCCTCGATTTGCCGGCGCAGGTCGAGCTGGGGTTGCGGCATATCTTCGAATGCTTCGACGGCAGCGGCCGGCCGCTGGGCCTGCGTCATCCCGATATTCCGCAGGTGGTCTATCACGTGGTGCTGGCCGGCGATCTGGAAATCCTCTCGCGCGTCCACGGGCTGGAGGCGGCGCTGGAGTGGATCGGTGCGCAGGGTGATCGCCGCTATCCTGCCGGCCTTGCCGAACTGCTTGTCCGCCATGCCGCAGATTGGCTGGAGGCACTGCGTACGCCCGAGAGCATGCTGCCTGGCGTCGGGCCGCAGGTTTCGCTGACCCTGGTGGGCGATGTGATCGACCTCAAGCTGTCCTGGCTGGCCGGCTACTCGCGGCAGGCCTCGAATCTGGTGCGCGACGCAGCTCGGCTTTGGGGCTTACCCGAAGCGCGTATCGAACTGCTGGCCAAGGCTGCGTTGCTCCATGGCCTGGGGCGTGCGGCCGTGCCCAATCGCATCTGGAGCACGCCCGGCCCGCTGCTTGAGGGCGACCTTGAATCGGTACGCCTGGTGCCGTATTGGGCGCACCGCGCCTGCAGTCAGATCGGTGGCCTGAGCGAAGCCGGACAACTGGCTGCGCATGCCTACGAACGGCTGGATGGCAGCGGCTATTTCCGCTCGCTGAGCGGTGATGCCCTGAGCGCCGAACACCGACTGCTGAGCGCCGCACTGGCTTGGCTCGCATTGCGCGGCGAGCGCCCCTGGCGAGCTGCCCTCGGTGACGAGCAGGCTGCTCGCGTATTACTGGATGAAGCCGAGCAGGGCCGCTTTGACTCACGCGCCTGCCAGGCAGTGATCAGCGCCGCGCACGGCGAGCAGGCGCCGCTTACCAGCAGGCCCGGCAACGGCCTGCTCAGCGAACGCGAGACGCAGATCCTGCAGCGCATCAGCAGCGGTGCCAGTAACAAGGAAGTGGCGCGCGACCTGGGCATCAGCCCGAGCACGGTGCGTACCCATGTCGAGAGCGTGTTCCGCAAACTGCAGTGCTCCACGCGCGCAGCGGCGACCTTGAAGGCGCTGACGCTAGGCGTGATCTAAGCCGCGTCTTCAGGCTTGGAAGAGGTAGTCGGGGTTGTGGCCTGGCATGCAGATGCGTACCCTGCCTCGCGGCCATGATGGCCTCGAATGGAAAAGGATTTCATGCTCAAACGTATTGATCGACTCTTCGCGCTTGCCGTACTGCTAATGCTGGGTTTTCACGACCTGGCGCTGGCCAGTTTCGAATATGGCAATCGGCGTCTTGCCGCGAGCGCAACGGAAGTGCTGGCCCACTTCGTGTTTGCCTTCGTCGCGCTCACCATCATCGGTGCAATCGCGATGCTCATCGGTGATATTCGCCGCTGGCTGCGTCGCAGGTTTGGCAAGGAACAGGAAGAAGACCCCTCCGCGGACACCTAGCCTCCCAACGTCGTAATGATGTCACTGCCAGACGGTGTACCGGCCTGGTGGCAAGGAGCTTCAATTGATGCGCTCAAACGTGCGCTCAATGCATGGTTCGAACCACGATAGCCAGAGACCGCACCCCGGGCCTTGCGCTGCCTGCCAGCCGGTTGGGATGACTTCGGCACCTGCAACACGGCCGAGCCGTTCGAGCGCGTCGACATAGCCGCCGAAGGTGACCGGGCAACCGGCTTCGATGATTAGCAAGGCCTGAACTGCCGCTCTGCAGGGCTTGTCATGCAGGCGTGCCGATAGCGACTCGACTGCTTCGGCAAGGTTCGTCCCATGGGCATGTAGGCTGCGGCCGACCCGCAAGCCTGGGCTCCAGTTGGTGTAGCTATTCCAGTCGAGCCCTGGTATCGCTGGGTTTCCCCTCGCCCGATAGAGGCTGGCCCAGAAGCCCGCCATCTGCTTGCTGCTGTCCCAGATGT harbors:
- a CDS encoding LysR family transcriptional regulator, translated to MSQTGNLPTLHNWLRYRHLALIDSLARTGNMHSSAQQLGLSQPAVSKMLRDIENQFGFTLFERLNRELPATELGAEVIAYAQRALNDCQTFSYRLESLRQGGHGYLKVGAIFAATAHALPETLLRLKGRRPLLTIELLEDTSDHLLKLLEHKQLDLVVGRFTDHPQRQRFDFTALAEEPFLLIARPEHPLCARQRVSPAQLTEWPWVLYPLNTPLRQSLEQSFSDAGVNPPANSIETTSVQTTLKLLCNSDTLALLPEAVVRQNLLDGSLKQVQTNLAPPPLAYGVLLRKDEPISSAVRDFIEALRAAIRDESSANNP
- a CDS encoding fumarylacetoacetate hydrolase family protein — its product is MSHALSLSPSNTLPSDGLRGTLVGRAWLPGEHAGPAPILLREDGVYDLSTLAPTLSGLFEREQLLASLASVGGSPLCSVEALLCNSGADFNPQLPSLLAPADLQVLKAAGVTFASSMVERVIEERAGGDASLAEGVRAKVRQVLGDDFASIKPGSEKAQQVKALLQEQGLWSQYLEVGIGPDAEIFTKAPVLAAVGSGAEIGIHPGSVWNNPEPEVVLAVNSRGEVLGATLGNDVNLRDFEGRSALLLSKAKDNNASCAIGPFIRLFDDTFSLDDVRNTVVRLRVEGADGYVLEGTSSMDKISRDPLDLVGQALNRNHQYPDGFLLFLGTLFAPTEDRDAPGGGFTHKLADRVIISSEQLGALHNSVNHSDKAPVWQFGLNALINNLAARGLV
- a CDS encoding LysR family transcriptional regulator; the encoded protein is MLPSVSSIFSRLRFRQLRLLIALGEQGSLIKAAELVSISQPGATKALQEIETTLGAPLFVRTNRGLEANELGHCAIRYAKLIQTDLTHLREEMLGILQGHGGRLSVGVIMGAVPFMTDALTRLLEEHPDLSVEIVEDTSARLLSLLDQGRLDLAICRTSISRQPEQYDCIDVRDETLAVVANRDHPLAGRAQLELADLADSRWVVYSANMPMRLSLEREFQQAGLRFPLHLLETTSAFTTLSLLQKNPELVALLSTDVARFCTGFGMTCILPLQLKSRSEPYQLITRRGVSLSSISRLFIEQLTPALGNA
- a CDS encoding iron-containing alcohol dehydrogenase, producing the protein MALINYLTQVQFGYDALGQLAAECQRIGITRPFIVTDTGVRAAGIVDKVLAQLAEPAVAEVFDQTPPNPNEGVVRAAAARYRDGGFDGIIAVGGGSSIDLAKGVAVCGTHEGPLKQFAVIEGGLTRITAATAPVIAIPTTAGTGSEVGRGAILILDDGRKVGVISPYLIPRSAICDPELTLGLPAQLTAATGMDAIAHCLETFMAPAFNPPADGIALDGLWRAWRHIERATRTPGDREARLNMMSASMQGALAFQKGLGCVHSLSHALGGINPRLHHGTLNAVFLPAVIAFNAQSDSVRDEQKLQRIAQAMGLGSAEEIIPAIREMNRRLGMPSGLAEMGVDESLFPAIIEGALADHSHKTNPRVASAEDYAELLRQSL
- a CDS encoding LysR family transcriptional regulator, which encodes MLQPLNYIVSRLRIRQLRLLIALDELGTLHRAAERIAISQPGATKALHEIETTFGTPLFIRTAQGLQANDMGRCVIRYARLIHNDLAHLHDEMQGILQGHGGHLAVGTIAGSVPLVLRALTRLRQAQPDISVQIVEDISPRLLKLLDEGRLDLAIARTSGSQHPDAYECLSLHAERLALVAAPQHPQQNNPALQLADLSTYSWVVYPTGTPMRTVLEREFGEAGLEFPRNPLETSSTFTMLSLLQEDPQLVAVMPHSIACSSEGFGLLRRLPLSLQSRNEPCSIIHRSGTSLPPLATQLLEHLRSEQDALLEDD
- the araD1 gene encoding AraD1 family protein, coding for MRLIQFENEQGQRQVGVVGDARISVVKGVSSTRELALQAIRNGHGLIAEIERLGVEQGPVYAELIEQKRLLAPLDHSDPAHCLISGTGLTHLGSASTRDKMHQQVEAQQAEGKLTDTMQMFQWGMAGGRPAAGREGAQPEWFYKGDGSIVVRPGEDFPVPDFAEDFGEEPELTGLYVIGDDGQPYRIGFALGNEFSDHVVERKNYLYLAHSKLRFCSFGPEMLIGELPRHLSGISRIRRGDQVLWEKEFLSGEDNMCHSLENLEYHHFKYRQFLRPGDVHVHFFGTATLSFADGIKAQPGDTFEVSLDALGEPLRNGISVHAPAVKVGGVRQL
- a CDS encoding aldehyde dehydrogenase (NADP(+)) codes for the protein MLSLTGHNYIGGERRAAGTVEHKSLDASSGEALPYTFIQATPEEVDAAAQAAAAAYPTYRNLSAVRRAEFLEAIADEIDALGDDFVTLVTRETALPAARIQGERGRTSGQMRLFAKVLRRGDFYGARIDRALPDRQPLPRPDLRQYQIGVGPVAVFGASNFPLAFSTAGGDTASALAAGCPVVFKAHSGHMATAECVADAIIRAAEKTGMPKGVFNMIFGGGVGEILVKHPAIQAVGFTGSLKGGRALCDMAAARPQPIPVFAEMSSVNPVIVLPGALKARGATVAKELAGSVVLGCGQFCTNPGLVIGIRSSEFSDFVAGLADAMGAQPAQTMLNAGTLRSYASGVAQLKGHAKVTHLAGNEQAGNQAHPQLFKADVSMLLEGDHLLQEEVFGPTTIVVEVADSAELTRALQSMHGQLTATLIAEREDLSAFRDLLPLLEVKAGRVLLNGYPTGVEVCDSMVHGGPYPATSDARGTSVGTLAIHRFLRPVCYQNYPDEVLPEALQNANPLGIQRLVDGVHTRDALS
- a CDS encoding alpha/beta fold hydrolase; this encodes MFNTKPLILALAIASPFFAINAQAAEAKPSVVIVHGAFADGSDWAKVVPLLQEKGIKVTVVQNPLTSLVDDVAATQRVLNNQDGDVVLVGHSWGGTVISQAGADEKVRSLVYVAAFAPNAGQSSGELYSGYRTAPGSSQIAADKNGFLYLTPQGMAADFAQDLPAAQTAVMTATQGPIRAAAFDERTSVAAWKQKPSWYLVASDDRMIVPEMQRDFAKKIGAQTTEVAASHVPQQSRPADVAKVIIQAVEKTQAAAK
- a CDS encoding HD domain-containing phosphohydrolase; translation: MQVNDAVALEDAMLALAMVGDLSMGQPIDQSRRTARLAQWLVQAAGGDQAQIDAARQVALLRWSGCTANAEGFMRLFGDDVGGRRDMLAHTLDAAGQRAMLRTTPLAVVHCEVAGEVARTLDLPAQVELGLRHIFECFDGSGRPLGLRHPDIPQVVYHVVLAGDLEILSRVHGLEAALEWIGAQGDRRYPAGLAELLVRHAADWLEALRTPESMLPGVGPQVSLTLVGDVIDLKLSWLAGYSRQASNLVRDAARLWGLPEARIELLAKAALLHGLGRAAVPNRIWSTPGPLLEGDLESVRLVPYWAHRACSQIGGLSEAGQLAAHAYERLDGSGYFRSLSGDALSAEHRLLSAALAWLALRGERPWRAALGDEQAARVLLDEAEQGRFDSRACQAVISAAHGEQAPLTSRPGNGLLSERETQILQRISSGASNKEVARDLGISPSTVRTHVESVFRKLQCSTRAAATLKALTLGVI